In Streptomyces chartreusis NRRL 3882, the following are encoded in one genomic region:
- the istB gene encoding IS21-like element helper ATPase IstB, whose translation MRNPTTTTLGYALFATRWLQAPLYFGLVAAQGVYVYKFFKELWTLILMCLSGHATETYVMLAVLKLVDVVMIANLLIMVIVGGYETFVSRIGLQGHRDQPEWLSHVNSNVLKVKLATAIVGISSVHLLQMFVDVHHTSRHALLWGTVIHMAFIGSAAILAYMSGPMAAQADRGHADRSPAGRSQDEHPHTGRVPAAQPEAPEPQAPATTPVLPRQTSPDADAEARIRAAGFPVRKLLEDFDEQHPRGFDRETLARLGKAEFVAARRNVVLVGPPGTGKTHLAIGLGVRACQAGHRVLFATAAEWAARLSDARAAGRLDAELAALDEHPLLIVDEVGYTPFDAATAGLFFRLVAHRYERASLIVTSDRPLGRWDEVFGGASAPAMVDRLAHHAEIVRLEGDSYRTRRATSAWAD comes from the coding sequence GTGCGGAACCCAACGACCACCACGCTCGGATACGCCCTGTTCGCCACCCGCTGGCTCCAGGCCCCGCTGTACTTCGGGCTGGTGGCCGCCCAGGGCGTCTACGTCTACAAGTTCTTCAAGGAGCTGTGGACCTTAATCCTGATGTGCCTGAGCGGGCACGCCACCGAGACGTACGTGATGCTCGCGGTGCTCAAGCTGGTCGACGTCGTGATGATCGCCAACCTGCTGATCATGGTGATCGTCGGCGGCTACGAGACCTTCGTCTCGCGCATCGGCCTCCAGGGCCACCGTGACCAGCCCGAATGGCTCTCGCACGTCAACTCCAACGTGCTGAAGGTCAAGCTCGCCACGGCCATCGTGGGGATCTCCTCCGTCCATCTGCTCCAGATGTTCGTGGACGTCCACCACACCTCCCGGCACGCCCTGCTGTGGGGGACGGTGATCCACATGGCATTCATCGGCTCCGCGGCGATCCTCGCGTACATGTCGGGTCCGATGGCCGCGCAGGCGGACCGCGGGCACGCGGACCGTTCGCCGGCCGGCCGGTCCCAGGACGAACACCCGCACACCGGCCGCGTTCCCGCCGCGCAGCCCGAGGCGCCTGAGCCCCAGGCCCCGGCCACCACCCCCGTCCTGCCCCGGCAGACCTCCCCGGACGCCGACGCCGAGGCCCGGATCCGTGCGGCCGGCTTCCCGGTCCGCAAGCTGCTGGAGGACTTCGACGAGCAGCATCCCCGGGGCTTCGACCGGGAGACCCTGGCCCGGCTCGGCAAGGCGGAGTTCGTCGCAGCCCGGCGCAACGTGGTTCTCGTCGGCCCGCCCGGCACCGGCAAGACCCACCTGGCCATCGGCCTCGGCGTGCGGGCCTGCCAGGCCGGGCACCGGGTGCTGTTCGCGACCGCCGCCGAGTGGGCCGCCCGGCTCTCCGACGCCCGGGCCGCCGGCCGGCTCGACGCGGAACTGGCCGCCCTCGACGAGCACCCCCTGCTCATCGTCGACGAGGTCGGCTACACGCCCTTCGACGCGGCGACCGCCGGGCTGTTCTTCCGGCTGGTCGCCCACCGCTACGAGCGTGCCTCGCTGATCGTGACCAGCGACCGCCCGCTCGGCCGCTGGGACGAGGTCTTCGGCGGCGCCTCCGCCCCGGCGATGGTGGACCGCCTCGCCCATCACGCCGAGATCGTCCGGCTGGAGGGGGACAGCTACCGGACGCGCCGCGCTACTTCAGCGTGGGCAGACTGA
- a CDS encoding helicase C-terminal domain-containing protein, with amino-acid sequence MSTEDRPAAPRSLAEALRGRDDVSLGALLRSRPDLITPVPTDLTQLATRAGTRASVVRALERLDRFTLQTAQALAVAADPATYDELLGLMAGDDADPAVAQALPHALGILREQALVWGGDDRLRLVRTARELLAPSPQHPSPTGLGPTVQEATAGMSPGRIQEIVTTAGLPSTHDSVSAVTALTELFTDRGRMAALLAEAPADSLDVLERLVWGPPYGQVTAEPAPRLRWLLDRGLLLPTAPGTVVLPREVALHLRRGLAHRAPEPVPPAVEVTAVHRPQVVDGTAAGQAYTALATVEELLKDWDEGGPAVLRAGGLSVRDLKRTAVALDVPEPVAAFWVELAYAAGLIAPDGEADERYAATPAYDEWAELPAAERWSRLVTAWLAATRTAGLVGGRDAKDRTLSALGPGLDRSAAPEVRHRVLALLAGLPQGAAPAAESVLTRLRWERPLRGVQREDDLRGRLAEWALSEAELLGVTGRGALSAHGRALLGAPAAPARSPEAEPSGPGDKLPVHHRPTPVPTLSATEQAVASAAAARLLTPLLPEPLDHVLLQADLTAVAPGPLQRPLADVLGVLADVESKGGATVYRFTPGSVRRALDAGQSASDLHAFLAAHSRTPVPQPLTYLIDDVARRHGHLRVGAASAYVRCDDDAVLGEILADKRAAALGLRRLAPTVLAAQTDPAGLLEGLRAMGFAPAAESAEGDVLITRAHAHRTPPRTAPEPVPDGPPVPDDTLLAAALRAIRAGDLASTTPRKPGTAPAVDGELPRTGSAETLATMQAAVLTGEALWIGYVNAEGAASQRVIAPIRVEGGFVTAYDHTADEVRTYPLHRITGVAELADDAG; translated from the coding sequence ATGAGCACCGAGGACAGGCCTGCGGCCCCCCGTTCCCTCGCGGAAGCGCTCCGCGGGCGGGACGACGTCTCGCTGGGCGCGCTCCTGCGCAGCCGTCCGGATCTCATCACGCCCGTGCCCACCGACCTCACGCAGCTCGCGACCCGCGCCGGCACCCGGGCCTCGGTCGTGCGGGCCCTGGAGCGGCTGGACCGCTTCACGCTGCAGACTGCGCAGGCGCTGGCCGTGGCGGCGGACCCGGCGACGTACGACGAACTGCTCGGGCTCATGGCCGGGGACGACGCCGACCCGGCCGTCGCCCAGGCCCTGCCGCACGCCCTGGGCATCCTGCGCGAGCAGGCCCTGGTCTGGGGCGGCGACGACCGGCTGCGGCTGGTCCGCACGGCCCGTGAGCTGCTGGCCCCCTCGCCGCAGCACCCGTCGCCGACGGGGCTCGGCCCCACGGTCCAGGAGGCCACCGCCGGAATGTCCCCGGGGCGCATCCAGGAGATCGTCACGACCGCCGGGCTGCCCTCGACCCACGACTCGGTCTCCGCGGTGACCGCCCTGACCGAGCTGTTCACGGACCGGGGCCGGATGGCCGCGCTGCTCGCCGAGGCCCCGGCCGACTCCCTCGACGTGCTGGAGCGGCTGGTGTGGGGGCCGCCGTACGGGCAGGTCACGGCCGAGCCGGCGCCCCGGCTGCGCTGGCTGCTGGACCGGGGGCTGCTGCTGCCGACGGCGCCCGGGACGGTCGTGCTGCCGCGCGAGGTCGCCCTGCACCTGCGGCGCGGGCTGGCGCACCGGGCGCCCGAGCCGGTGCCGCCGGCGGTCGAGGTGACCGCCGTTCATCGTCCACAGGTTGTGGACGGCACCGCGGCCGGGCAGGCGTACACCGCGCTCGCGACCGTCGAGGAGCTGCTGAAGGACTGGGACGAGGGCGGGCCGGCGGTGCTGCGGGCCGGCGGGCTGAGCGTGCGGGACCTGAAGCGGACCGCCGTCGCCCTCGACGTGCCCGAGCCGGTCGCCGCGTTCTGGGTGGAGCTGGCGTACGCGGCGGGCCTGATCGCCCCGGACGGGGAGGCCGACGAGCGGTACGCGGCGACCCCGGCGTACGACGAGTGGGCGGAGCTGCCCGCCGCCGAGCGCTGGTCGCGGCTGGTCACGGCGTGGCTCGCGGCGACCCGGACGGCCGGGTTGGTGGGCGGGCGGGACGCGAAGGACCGTACGTTGTCGGCGCTCGGGCCGGGTCTGGACCGTTCGGCGGCGCCGGAGGTACGGCACCGGGTGCTGGCGCTGCTGGCCGGGCTGCCGCAGGGGGCCGCGCCGGCCGCCGAGTCGGTGCTGACGCGGCTGCGCTGGGAGCGCCCGCTACGGGGTGTGCAGCGCGAGGACGACCTGCGCGGTCGGCTCGCCGAGTGGGCCCTGTCCGAGGCGGAACTGCTGGGCGTGACCGGCAGGGGTGCGCTGTCGGCCCACGGCCGGGCCCTGCTGGGCGCGCCCGCGGCTCCCGCGAGGAGCCCGGAAGCGGAGCCCTCCGGTCCAGGGGACAAGCTCCCCGTCCACCACCGCCCCACGCCTGTCCCCACCCTCTCCGCCACCGAACAGGCCGTCGCCTCCGCCGCCGCGGCCCGGCTGCTCACGCCCCTGCTGCCCGAGCCGCTGGACCACGTGCTGCTCCAGGCCGACCTGACGGCGGTGGCGCCCGGGCCCTTGCAGCGCCCGCTGGCCGACGTGCTGGGCGTGCTGGCGGACGTCGAGTCCAAGGGCGGGGCCACCGTCTACCGCTTCACGCCCGGCTCGGTGCGGCGCGCCCTCGACGCCGGACAGAGCGCATCGGACCTGCACGCCTTCCTCGCCGCGCACTCCCGTACGCCGGTGCCGCAGCCGCTCACGTACCTGATCGACGACGTGGCCCGCAGACACGGGCACCTGCGCGTCGGCGCGGCCTCGGCCTACGTCCGCTGCGACGACGACGCGGTGCTGGGCGAGATCCTCGCCGACAAGCGGGCCGCCGCCCTGGGGCTGCGCCGGCTCGCCCCGACGGTGCTGGCCGCGCAGACCGACCCGGCCGGGCTGCTGGAGGGCCTGCGGGCGATGGGGTTCGCACCGGCCGCCGAGTCCGCCGAGGGCGATGTGCTGATCACCCGGGCGCACGCGCACCGCACCCCGCCCCGTACGGCGCCCGAGCCGGTGCCGGACGGCCCGCCGGTGCCCGACGACACGCTCCTCGCTGCGGCGCTGCGCGCCATCCGGGCCGGCGATCTCGCCTCCACCACCCCGCGCAAGCCCGGCACGGCTCCGGCGGTCGACGGCGAACTGCCCCGCACCGGCTCCGCCGAGACCCTCGCCACCATGCAGGCCGCCGTCCTGACCGGCGAGGCCCTGTGGATCGGCTACGTCAACGCCGAGGGCGCCGCGAGCCAGCGGGTCATCGCACCGATCCGCGTCGAGGGCGGCTTCGTCACGGCGTACGACCACACGGCGGACGAGGTCCGTACGTACCCGCTGCACCGGATCACCGGGGTCGCGGAGCTCGCCGACGACGCGGGCTGA
- a CDS encoding membrane protein — protein MGIESDQVVYEYLSRVGDVAQQRQLSSATRMRLVADLRNEIDRRRAKATVDSPAAVRRILSRLGSPDDIVAAAADGTGGGGTTGSAPAAVPVQPEAREPDEPGERPKGVLRRVVPRPRPARPAEEPRPAAEGAAPPHLAAGHELGDSAVQPDWWRVDGSPFGPGDDVPGFVGGVELPDLLKPPNPRKPQSAEPAADEETAPAVEAAGEPEETAGKATRRRLPGLPEGGWSNPLLLIAAGLLVVGAVLGNWFVLILGWLIAYASRRLTPAETKWAVVILPGLSVAAGVLWLWGRMNDRWGTPITEGHMNDAVAQTWPWVVRGAAVASALFLVWRSQRSR, from the coding sequence GTGGGGATTGAGAGCGACCAGGTCGTTTACGAGTATCTGAGCCGCGTCGGCGACGTGGCCCAACAGCGGCAGTTGTCGTCGGCCACCCGCATGCGTCTGGTCGCGGACCTGCGCAACGAGATCGACCGGCGCCGCGCGAAGGCCACCGTCGACTCGCCCGCCGCCGTCCGCCGCATCCTGTCCCGCCTCGGCAGCCCCGACGACATCGTGGCGGCGGCCGCGGACGGCACGGGCGGCGGCGGTACGACGGGGAGCGCCCCCGCCGCCGTGCCCGTACAGCCCGAGGCCCGTGAACCGGACGAGCCGGGCGAGCGGCCGAAGGGGGTCCTGCGGCGCGTCGTGCCGCGTCCCCGCCCGGCCCGGCCCGCCGAGGAGCCGCGTCCCGCCGCCGAGGGCGCGGCCCCGCCGCACCTGGCCGCCGGGCACGAGCTCGGGGACAGCGCCGTCCAGCCGGACTGGTGGCGGGTGGACGGCAGTCCCTTCGGGCCGGGCGACGACGTGCCGGGCTTCGTGGGCGGCGTGGAGCTGCCGGACTTGCTGAAGCCGCCGAACCCGAGGAAGCCGCAGTCGGCGGAACCGGCGGCCGACGAGGAGACGGCCCCGGCTGTCGAGGCCGCCGGGGAGCCGGAGGAGACGGCGGGCAAGGCGACCCGCCGGCGTCTGCCGGGCCTGCCCGAGGGCGGCTGGAGCAACCCCCTCCTCCTCATCGCCGCCGGTCTCCTCGTCGTGGGCGCCGTACTCGGCAACTGGTTCGTGCTGATCCTCGGCTGGCTCATCGCCTACGCCTCACGCCGACTGACCCCGGCGGAGACCAAGTGGGCGGTGGTGATCCTCCCCGGCCTCTCCGTCGCGGCCGGCGTTCTCTGGCTGTGGGGCCGGATGAACGACCGCTGGGGCACCCCGATCACCGAGGGCCACATGAACGACGCGGTGGCACAGACCTGGCCGTGGGTCGTCAGGGGCGCGGCGGTGGCGTCGGCGCTGTTCCTGGTCTGGCGCTCACAGCGCTCCCGCTAG
- a CDS encoding HAD family hydrolase has translation MAHMAITVGFDLDMTLIDSRPGIRACYQALSERTGTYIDADLAVTRLGPPLAEELINWFPAEEVATVADVYREIYPSIAIAATPALPGAREAIAAVRESGGRAIVVTAKYEPNAKLHLAHLGVEPDAVIGDLWAEQKAEALREHDAGVYVGDHVGDVRGARAAGALSVAVATGPCPAEELRAAGADVVLTDLTEFPGWLSDYRPARA, from the coding sequence ATGGCCCATATGGCTATCACCGTCGGCTTCGACCTCGACATGACCCTCATCGACTCCCGCCCCGGCATCCGCGCCTGCTACCAGGCACTGTCCGAGCGGACGGGGACGTACATCGACGCCGATCTGGCGGTGACGCGGCTCGGACCGCCGCTGGCCGAGGAGCTGATCAACTGGTTCCCGGCCGAGGAGGTCGCGACCGTGGCCGATGTGTACCGGGAGATCTACCCGTCCATCGCGATCGCCGCGACCCCCGCGCTGCCCGGCGCCCGGGAGGCCATCGCGGCCGTACGGGAGTCCGGGGGACGCGCGATAGTCGTCACGGCGAAGTACGAGCCCAACGCCAAACTGCACCTCGCCCACCTCGGCGTCGAGCCCGACGCCGTCATCGGCGACCTGTGGGCCGAACAGAAGGCGGAGGCGCTGCGCGAGCACGACGCGGGTGTCTACGTCGGCGACCACGTCGGCGACGTACGCGGCGCCCGGGCGGCCGGGGCGCTGTCGGTCGCGGTGGCCACCGGCCCCTGCCCCGCGGAGGAACTGCGCGCGGCGGGCGCGGACGTCGTCCTCACCGACCTGACGGAATTCCCCGGGTGGCTTTCGGACTACCGTCCCGCACGCGCCTGA
- a CDS encoding cold-shock protein: MPTGKVKWFNSEKGFGFLSRDDGGDVFVHSSVLPAGVETLKPGQRVEFGVVAGQRGDQALSLTILDPTPSVAAATRKKPDELASIVQDLTTLLENITPMLERGRYPEKTAGKKIAGLLRAVADQLDV; encoded by the coding sequence GTGCCTACCGGCAAGGTCAAGTGGTTCAACAGCGAGAAGGGCTTCGGCTTTCTCTCCCGCGACGACGGCGGTGACGTCTTCGTCCATTCCTCGGTCCTCCCCGCCGGAGTCGAGACGCTCAAGCCCGGACAGCGGGTGGAGTTCGGGGTCGTCGCCGGACAGCGCGGCGACCAGGCGCTGTCCCTGACGATTCTGGACCCGACCCCCTCGGTCGCCGCCGCGACCCGCAAGAAGCCGGACGAGCTGGCCTCCATCGTCCAGGATCTGACGACCCTCCTGGAGAACATCACGCCGATGCTGGAGCGGGGCCGCTACCCCGAGAAGACCGCCGGCAAGAAGATCGCCGGCCTCCTGCGCGCGGTCGCCGACCAGCTGGACGTGTGA
- a CDS encoding 1,4-dihydroxy-6-naphthoate synthase yields the protein MTVEQLKIAYSPCPNDTFVFDALAHGRVPGAPALDVTFADIDITNGMAERGEFDVLKVSYAVLPYVLEQYALLPCGGALGRGCGPLVLTREPEGGGTSLLERSRELGRLTGRTVAVPSEKSTAYLLFRLWAADTVRDGIGEIVVMPFHEIMPAVRDGKVDAGLVIHEARFTYRNYGLHKLADMGEHWENTTGLPIPLGAIIAKRSLGEQRLRLLADSIRASVRAAWDDPEASRPYVMEHAQEMDPAVADQHIGLYVNEFTADLGEDGYAAVRGLLTRAAAEGLVPPLGPNALAFP from the coding sequence ATGACAGTTGAGCAGCTGAAGATCGCCTACTCCCCCTGCCCGAACGACACCTTCGTCTTCGACGCCCTGGCCCACGGCCGCGTCCCCGGCGCCCCCGCCCTCGACGTGACCTTCGCCGACATCGACATCACCAACGGCATGGCCGAGCGCGGCGAGTTCGACGTGCTGAAGGTGTCGTACGCCGTGCTGCCGTACGTGCTGGAGCAGTACGCCCTGCTGCCGTGCGGGGGTGCGCTGGGGCGGGGGTGCGGGCCGCTGGTGCTGACGCGGGAGCCGGAGGGTGGGGGCACCTCCCTGCTCGAGCGAAGCCGAGAGCTTGGGAGACTCACCGGCCGTACGGTCGCCGTGCCCAGTGAGAAGTCCACCGCCTATCTGCTGTTCCGGCTGTGGGCCGCGGACACCGTGCGCGACGGGATCGGCGAGATCGTCGTCATGCCGTTCCACGAGATCATGCCGGCCGTGCGGGACGGGAAGGTCGACGCGGGGCTCGTGATCCACGAGGCGCGCTTCACGTACCGGAACTACGGACTGCACAAGCTGGCCGACATGGGCGAGCACTGGGAGAACACCACCGGGCTGCCGATCCCGCTGGGCGCGATCATCGCCAAGCGGTCGCTGGGCGAGCAGCGGCTGCGGCTGCTCGCCGACTCCATCCGGGCCTCCGTCCGGGCCGCCTGGGACGACCCCGAGGCGTCCCGGCCGTACGTCATGGAGCACGCCCAGGAGATGGACCCGGCCGTCGCCGACCAGCACATCGGGCTGTACGTCAACGAGTTCACCGCCGACCTCGGCGAGGACGGCTACGCCGCCGTACGCGGGCTGCTGACCCGCGCGGCGGCCGAGGGGCTGGTGCCACCCCTCGGCCCGAACGCGCTCGCATTCCCCTGA
- a CDS encoding futalosine hydrolase, which yields MLVATAVAVERDAVAKALELSPGSVGTALGVAGRAHPFRPSGTTAHGQADRLPTAGCGTDAFDIQVISAGVGPALAAASTASALTAAALDGTPYDLVVSAGIGGGFQPGASVGSLVVAEEIVAADLGAETDDGFLSVTELGFGTVRHHPPEDLVRLVADALGARTGAVLTVSTVTGTAERAAVLRERHPTALAEAMEGFGVAEAAAAHGVPVLEVRAISNAVGPRDRAAWRIPDALAALTEGFGKLVPVLESWNRHDS from the coding sequence GTGCTTGTCGCCACCGCGGTTGCTGTTGAACGGGACGCGGTGGCGAAGGCGCTTGAGCTGTCGCCAGGGTCCGTTGGAACGGCACTCGGCGTTGCAGGCCGTGCCCACCCGTTCCGCCCCAGCGGAACGACTGCCCACGGCCAGGCAGACCGGCTGCCCACCGCCGGGTGCGGCACGGATGCGTTCGACATCCAAGTGATCTCCGCCGGTGTCGGGCCCGCTCTTGCTGCTGCGTCCACCGCCTCCGCCCTGACCGCCGCCGCCCTCGACGGCACCCCCTACGACCTCGTCGTTTCCGCCGGGATCGGTGGGGGGTTTCAGCCCGGGGCGAGTGTGGGGTCGCTCGTCGTCGCCGAGGAGATCGTCGCGGCCGATCTCGGGGCCGAGACCGATGACGGGTTTCTGTCGGTCACCGAGCTCGGGTTCGGGACCGTGCGTCACCACCCGCCGGAGGACCTCGTGCGGCTGGTCGCCGACGCCCTCGGGGCCCGTACGGGGGCCGTGCTCACCGTGTCCACCGTGACCGGGACCGCCGAGCGGGCCGCCGTGCTCCGGGAGCGTCACCCCACCGCCCTCGCCGAGGCCATGGAGGGCTTCGGGGTGGCCGAGGCCGCCGCCGCGCACGGGGTACCCGTGCTGGAGGTGCGGGCGATCTCCAACGCCGTCGGGCCGCGCGACCGCGCCGCCTGGCGTATCCCCGACGCCCTGGCGGCCCTCACCGAGGGTTTCGGGAAGCTCGTGCCCGTACTGGAGAGTTGGAACCGGCATGACAGTTGA
- a CDS encoding DUF2771 domain-containing protein, with protein sequence MTRLQSAVRRRRAVAAAGVVSAGLLVLSACDKPTPMATVTVGHDSVNSEATCGGEGDALKPSDLTQCLKDKGVKTISVDPDETVRFGVDPEIADKGWTILMNGQPLTDSSTKTYRTIPGSVFFNAQYGAQGNSTLVSIKEGEKDTSGLWNFKLEKDA encoded by the coding sequence ATGACCAGGTTGCAATCCGCTGTGCGACGCCGCCGCGCCGTCGCCGCCGCCGGCGTCGTGTCCGCCGGACTGCTCGTCCTCTCGGCCTGTGACAAGCCGACGCCGATGGCCACGGTCACCGTGGGCCACGACTCGGTGAACTCCGAGGCCACCTGTGGCGGCGAGGGCGATGCCCTGAAGCCGTCCGATCTCACCCAGTGCCTGAAGGACAAGGGCGTCAAGACCATCTCCGTCGACCCGGACGAGACCGTGCGCTTCGGTGTCGACCCGGAGATCGCGGACAAGGGCTGGACGATCCTGATGAACGGTCAGCCGCTGACCGACTCCAGCACGAAGACGTACCGCACCATTCCGGGCAGCGTGTTCTTCAACGCGCAGTACGGGGCGCAGGGCAACTCGACGCTGGTGTCCATCAAGGAGGGCGAGAAGGACACGTCCGGGTTGTGGAACTTCAAGCTGGAGAAGGACGCGTAA
- a CDS encoding MFS transporter — MAAARTPQGTTGTGGSKGVKGSSRLSGPGRLGGSLRAVGRALHLPFTGTARGIRKATHAHGAGESGLGKLIELHGVNGAGDVMITVALASTVFFSVPTDEARGRVALYLAITMAPFTLLAPVIGPLLDRLPHGRRAAMAGAMLARALLALILSGAVVSGSLQLYPAALGVLVASKAYGVVRSAVVPRLLPPGFSLVKANSRVTLGGLLATGIAAPIGAGLQQIGPRWPLYGAFVIFVAGTILSFTLPPKVDSAKGEDTALLAADEEHLHGPHRRPVKRPGLRTVGPAVTHALAANAAIRCLTGFLIFFLAFLLREHPISGQSAAVSLGTVGVAAGAGNALGTAVGAWLRSRAPEIIIVTVVACVLGAAITAALFFGAVLVAGLAAIAGFAQALAKLSLDALIQRDVPELVRTSAFARSETLLQMSWVLGGAVGIAMPLIGTLGLAVGAAIVGTGWLTTVRGLIASARRGGAARPRVA; from the coding sequence GTGGCAGCCGCGAGGACGCCCCAGGGCACCACCGGGACCGGTGGGTCGAAAGGGGTCAAGGGAAGCAGCCGACTGAGCGGGCCGGGCCGTCTGGGCGGCTCCCTCCGCGCGGTCGGCCGTGCCCTGCACCTCCCGTTCACCGGCACCGCCCGCGGCATCCGCAAGGCCACCCACGCGCACGGCGCCGGCGAGTCCGGCCTCGGAAAGCTGATCGAGCTGCACGGTGTGAACGGCGCCGGAGACGTGATGATCACCGTCGCCCTCGCGTCCACGGTGTTCTTCTCCGTGCCGACCGACGAGGCCCGGGGCCGGGTCGCGCTGTACCTCGCCATCACCATGGCGCCCTTCACCCTCCTCGCGCCGGTGATCGGCCCGCTGCTCGACCGCCTCCCGCACGGCCGCCGGGCCGCGATGGCCGGGGCGATGCTGGCCCGGGCGCTGCTCGCGCTGATCCTGTCCGGCGCGGTCGTCAGCGGCAGCCTCCAGCTGTATCCGGCGGCGCTCGGCGTCCTCGTCGCGTCGAAGGCGTACGGGGTGGTCAGAAGCGCCGTCGTGCCCCGGCTGCTGCCGCCCGGCTTCTCCCTGGTGAAGGCCAACTCGCGGGTCACCCTCGGCGGGCTCCTCGCCACGGGCATCGCCGCGCCGATCGGTGCCGGACTCCAGCAGATCGGGCCGCGCTGGCCGCTCTACGGCGCCTTCGTGATCTTCGTGGCAGGGACGATCCTGTCGTTCACGCTGCCGCCGAAGGTCGACTCCGCGAAGGGCGAGGACACCGCGCTGCTGGCCGCGGACGAGGAGCACCTGCACGGGCCGCACCGCCGTCCCGTCAAGCGCCCCGGGCTGCGCACGGTCGGCCCGGCCGTCACCCACGCCCTGGCCGCCAACGCCGCCATCCGCTGCCTCACCGGCTTCCTGATCTTCTTCCTCGCCTTCCTGCTGCGCGAGCATCCGATCTCCGGCCAGAGCGCCGCCGTGTCCCTGGGGACAGTGGGCGTGGCGGCGGGCGCGGGCAACGCGCTCGGTACGGCCGTGGGGGCGTGGCTCCGGTCCCGGGCGCCGGAGATCATCATCGTGACGGTCGTGGCGTGTGTGCTGGGGGCGGCGATCACGGCAGCGTTGTTCTTCGGCGCGGTCCTGGTGGCCGGCCTGGCCGCGATCGCCGGCTTCGCGCAGGCCCTGGCCAAGCTGTCGCTCGACGCGCTGATCCAGCGGGACGTGCCCGAACTGGTCCGGACGTCGGCCTTCGCCCGCTCCGAGACACTGCTCCAGATGTCCTGGGTGCTCGGCGGGGCGGTCGGCATCGCGATGCCGCTGATCGGCACGCTCGGGCTGGCGGTGGGCGCCGCGATCGTCGGCACGGGCTGGCTGACGACCGTACGGGGGCTGATCGCCTCGGCCCGGCGCGGCGGTGCGGCACGGCCGCGCGTCGCGTAG
- a CDS encoding DUF3027 domain-containing protein, translated as MSAATTRSRTPDRLCAEAVDLARGAAEEAAAPGIVGEHVGLVSEGDRVVTHFFECRELGYRGWRWAVTVARASRAKIVTVDEAVLLPGPDAVLAPEWVPWSERLRPGDMGPGDLLPTDAEDLRLEPGWTGEDEPPPNSIVSEEMAALAEAEDAEVTAGPPAVPARGSIAAVAEELGVRRARVLSRYGLHIAADRWEEAFGPKTPMAQAAPAACVSCGFLLRIGGSLGQAFGVCANEFSPADGRVVSLAYGCGGHSEAAVMPKPPQPAPPVIDETRVDPFPLRPAPDSGSVPATADEDTEELGHS; from the coding sequence GTGAGCGCAGCGACAACGCGAAGCCGCACCCCTGACCGTCTGTGCGCCGAGGCCGTCGACCTCGCACGGGGCGCCGCCGAGGAGGCCGCGGCACCCGGCATCGTCGGCGAGCACGTGGGGCTCGTCTCCGAGGGGGATCGCGTTGTCACGCACTTCTTCGAGTGCCGGGAGCTCGGGTACCGGGGCTGGCGCTGGGCCGTGACGGTGGCCCGGGCGTCCCGGGCGAAGATCGTCACGGTGGACGAGGCGGTGCTGCTGCCCGGCCCGGACGCGGTGCTCGCGCCGGAGTGGGTGCCGTGGAGCGAGCGGCTGCGCCCCGGTGACATGGGCCCGGGCGATCTGCTGCCCACCGACGCGGAGGACCTGCGTCTGGAGCCCGGCTGGACCGGCGAGGACGAGCCGCCGCCGAACTCCATCGTCTCCGAGGAGATGGCCGCACTGGCGGAGGCCGAGGACGCGGAGGTCACGGCGGGGCCGCCGGCCGTCCCCGCCCGCGGCTCGATCGCGGCGGTGGCCGAGGAACTCGGCGTGCGTCGTGCCCGGGTGCTGTCCCGCTACGGCCTGCACATCGCCGCCGACCGCTGGGAGGAAGCCTTCGGTCCCAAGACCCCGATGGCACAGGCGGCCCCCGCCGCCTGCGTGAGCTGCGGCTTCCTGCTCCGTATCGGTGGTTCCCTGGGCCAGGCCTTCGGCGTCTGCGCCAACGAGTTCTCCCCGGCCGACGGCCGCGTCGTCTCCCTGGCCTACGGCTGCGGCGGGCACTCCGAGGCGGCGGTCATGCCGAAGCCGCCGCAGCCGGCTCCGCCGGTCATCGACGAGACCCGCGTGGACCCGTTCCCGCTGCGCCCGGCCCCGGACTCGGGCTCGGTCCCGGCGACGGCGGACGAGGACACGGAGGAACTGGGCCACTCGTAG
- a CDS encoding DUF397 domain-containing protein, with protein sequence MIRNIDLVWFKSSYSSGSEGDSCVEVALSWFKSSYSSSSEGDSCVEVATTPATVHIRDSKHTEGPRLAVASAAWADFVTFASGS encoded by the coding sequence ATGATCCGCAACATAGACCTGGTGTGGTTCAAGAGCAGCTACAGCAGTGGCAGCGAGGGTGACTCCTGCGTCGAGGTGGCGCTGAGCTGGTTCAAGAGCAGCTACAGCAGCAGCAGCGAAGGTGACTCCTGTGTCGAGGTCGCCACCACCCCCGCCACTGTCCACATCCGCGACTCCAAGCACACCGAAGGTCCCCGGCTCGCCGTCGCCTCCGCCGCATGGGCGGATTTCGTGACGTTCGCCTCCGGGAGCTGA